From a single Bremerella alba genomic region:
- a CDS encoding YcjF family protein, protein MPQPWKNQGLGLIVLLVLLGLAMIYVPGWIAGIIREGNDLGPVGKWIYFSFVGVGAALLLGLAGWGIWTLVIAKLRKERRRKMRNRNPNELTPDQRRAELKENLENISDLRDEMSDGDFRETVDPMIDRIEEKLEGGNLEIIAFGTISSGKSSLLNALAGRDAFSTDVVGGTTVRRNKVEWPGNNKVQLIDTPGLGEVDGSIHQEIATHSAQDADVVLLVVDGPLRHSEFQLLELLAKMDKRVIICLNKEDWYTDPDKAKLLQQITQQTKEIVQAEDILSVRSRSTKRKRIRVLPDGDEIEEEVDVPLSIEPLARRMMQVIKKDGTDLLLANLLTQSRGLVEKARQEVEDSIDRQANQLVNRYMWASGGAAAFTNPLPVPMVELAAGVAISTKMVMDLAKIYRQEVDLDVAVSLLGQLSKQFIGYLGVQMAAPVVAMAIGSLIKTIPGVGTVSGMLLNGIVIALVTRWIGNIFMVYFKHGMQEPEGGLAGLARREWDKVTDSAYLRKLVQEARQRYVERK, encoded by the coding sequence ATGCCCCAGCCGTGGAAAAACCAGGGTCTTGGCCTGATCGTGCTGCTTGTTCTATTAGGACTGGCCATGATCTACGTTCCCGGCTGGATTGCTGGCATTATCCGCGAAGGCAACGACCTCGGGCCGGTCGGCAAATGGATTTATTTCTCCTTTGTTGGGGTGGGGGCAGCACTGCTTCTGGGACTTGCCGGCTGGGGTATCTGGACCCTGGTAATTGCCAAGTTACGCAAAGAGCGTCGTCGCAAGATGCGGAATCGCAATCCCAACGAACTAACGCCAGACCAACGTCGAGCCGAGCTGAAAGAAAACCTGGAGAACATCTCTGACCTCCGGGACGAGATGTCAGACGGTGATTTCCGTGAGACGGTCGACCCGATGATCGATCGGATCGAAGAAAAGCTCGAAGGGGGCAATCTCGAGATCATCGCCTTCGGTACGATCAGCAGCGGGAAGTCTTCTCTATTAAATGCCTTGGCAGGTCGCGATGCATTCAGCACCGACGTGGTCGGCGGGACGACCGTTCGCCGCAACAAGGTCGAATGGCCTGGCAATAACAAGGTGCAGCTGATCGACACCCCGGGACTCGGCGAAGTCGATGGAAGCATTCATCAGGAAATCGCCACGCATTCCGCTCAAGATGCCGATGTCGTATTGCTGGTGGTCGATGGTCCCTTGCGTCATAGCGAGTTTCAATTGCTGGAACTGCTGGCCAAGATGGACAAGCGAGTCATCATCTGCCTGAACAAGGAAGACTGGTATACCGATCCGGACAAGGCTAAGCTTCTGCAGCAAATTACCCAGCAAACCAAAGAAATTGTCCAGGCCGAAGACATCCTCTCTGTTCGCAGCCGTTCCACCAAACGCAAACGAATTCGCGTGCTGCCTGATGGCGACGAGATCGAAGAAGAAGTCGACGTGCCGCTGAGCATCGAGCCTCTGGCTCGGCGCATGATGCAGGTCATTAAGAAGGATGGTACCGACTTGCTGCTGGCCAACCTTCTGACCCAATCCCGCGGGCTGGTCGAGAAGGCCCGGCAAGAGGTCGAAGATTCGATCGACCGCCAGGCCAATCAATTGGTGAACCGTTACATGTGGGCCTCAGGTGGAGCTGCGGCGTTTACCAATCCGCTGCCAGTCCCGATGGTCGAACTGGCCGCCGGAGTCGCAATTTCCACAAAGATGGTGATGGACCTGGCCAAGATCTATCGCCAAGAGGTCGACCTGGACGTGGCCGTCAGCCTGTTAGGTCAACTAAGCAAGCAGTTCATCGGCTATCTCGGTGTGCAAATGGCAGCCCCGGTGGTGGCCATGGCGATTGGTTCGCTGATCAAAACCATTCCTGGCGTGGGAACCGTCTCCGGCATGCTACTCAACGGCATCGTCATAGCCCTGGTTACCCGTTGGATTGGAAACATCTTCATGGTCTACTTCAAACACGGAATGCAAGAGCCTGAGGGCGGTCTGGCTGGTCTGGCCCGTCGCGAGTGGGACAAAGTCACCGATTCCGCATATCTGCGTAAACTGGTTCAGGAAGCCCGACAACGTTATGTCGAACGAAAGTAA
- a CDS encoding DUF1501 domain-containing protein: MPTNQTCDGVRRRDFLKVGVMGGIGLNLASYLSLAEAGEVAGGGQAKAGIFVNLNGGPTHIDTFDPKPQAPSEYRGDFKPIKTKVPGLELSEHLPKMAQQADKYVVMRGVSHTLAAHQLGTEYVNTGTRPIASLQYPSYGSIVSKELETPEDLPSYVAIPRSQQSAGYLGVKYAPLATNSTPRPGQAYSVRGISLAGGLTIDTVERRHKLLAQLDQTFAGFESDDQLLDGLDRFSHQAHAIITSKRARDAFDVSKESPAFAKDFEQDEFSMSCLLAIRLIESGVRFVTITNGGWDTHQDNFARLKDNLLPKLDNGLAALFNGLHSKGMLDSTGVFVTGEFGRTPKINGRGGRDHYPRCMTMLMAGGGVRGGQVIGESDDKAALPKDGVGFKPDDAAASFFYNLGIDHTKEYHTTSGRPITIVRDGQVIRQLFS, encoded by the coding sequence ATGCCCACCAATCAAACATGTGACGGAGTACGCCGCCGCGACTTTCTGAAAGTTGGCGTCATGGGCGGCATTGGCCTGAATTTAGCGTCCTATCTTTCCTTGGCTGAAGCTGGCGAAGTTGCCGGTGGTGGACAAGCGAAGGCCGGGATCTTTGTGAACTTGAACGGTGGGCCGACGCATATCGATACGTTCGATCCCAAACCTCAGGCTCCTAGCGAATACCGCGGCGATTTCAAGCCGATCAAGACCAAAGTCCCAGGCCTCGAGCTGAGCGAACACCTCCCTAAGATGGCCCAACAGGCCGACAAATACGTCGTCATGCGTGGTGTCTCGCATACGCTGGCCGCCCACCAACTGGGCACCGAATACGTCAATACCGGCACACGTCCGATTGCTTCGCTGCAATATCCGTCTTACGGTTCTATCGTCAGCAAGGAACTCGAAACGCCGGAAGATCTTCCATCCTATGTCGCCATCCCGCGTAGTCAGCAGTCGGCCGGCTACCTGGGTGTTAAGTACGCTCCCTTAGCGACCAACAGTACGCCTCGCCCTGGTCAGGCTTATTCGGTGCGCGGGATAAGCCTGGCCGGCGGGCTGACGATCGACACCGTCGAGCGTCGCCACAAACTGCTGGCTCAGTTGGACCAAACGTTCGCTGGTTTTGAGTCCGACGACCAGCTCTTGGATGGACTCGATCGTTTTAGCCATCAGGCCCACGCGATCATCACTTCTAAGCGAGCACGTGATGCGTTCGATGTCTCGAAAGAAAGCCCTGCATTCGCCAAAGACTTCGAGCAAGACGAATTCAGCATGAGCTGTTTGCTGGCGATTCGCCTGATCGAAAGTGGCGTCCGCTTCGTTACCATCACCAATGGTGGATGGGACACGCATCAAGACAATTTCGCTCGTTTGAAAGATAACCTGCTTCCGAAGCTGGACAACGGCTTGGCGGCGCTCTTCAATGGACTGCACAGCAAAGGCATGCTCGATTCGACCGGCGTATTTGTGACCGGAGAATTCGGTCGTACGCCGAAGATTAACGGCCGCGGCGGTCGCGATCATTACCCTCGCTGTATGACCATGCTGATGGCTGGCGGCGGCGTACGAGGCGGTCAGGTTATCGGTGAAAGCGATGACAAGGCAGCCTTGCCCAAGGACGGTGTCGGGTTCAAGCCGGACGATGCAGCTGCGTCGTTCTTCTATAACCTCGGCATCGATCACACCAAGGAATATCACACGACTTCCGGCCGGCCCATCACGATTGTTCGTGACGGGCAGGTCATCCGCCAACTCTTCTCGTAA
- a CDS encoding DUF1549 and DUF1553 domain-containing protein has translation MNATFARFCLSLFAPAIALATVAPLFAESIGESRPSSEVMPTIIERFTPQDVQETPDFQKHVSPLMGRLGCNGRSCHGSFQGRGGFMLSLFGYDFKADHAAIIEGDDPRVDTDSPDESMLIYKPTDEDMHEGGKRYELNSWEHHVLHNWIKGGAKFEPSNVAVLERLHVTPEEIVFNDKDQSEPLRVVAHWADGTQEDVTPLCRFTTNDDQVAEIDGEGIVTGVEAGDTHVVVAYDKAVVAIPVLRPVSKLIGANYPAVPTPTKIDELVVHKLKKLGIVPSDLASDEQFLRRVSLDIAGTLPSPTEIRAFVADSDPNKREKKIDQLLDTPAYVAKMTTLLCDITGNNDQQLVNVSPMRIGPAQEWYDWLYDRVEKNVPYDELAAGIILARSRLEGESYQEYCEEMSDMYRDGGSFADREYMTHYWARREFRQPEERAIAFAYAFMGVRIQCAQCHKHPFDVWSKNDFDEFKTFFTGARFANQPPRFDRAGFAQYEDILNKLEIDKELRGNQQRREFAKELRNGKTVPFPELVVMPVSNISRNAKNKKNRKGLASRSPEARVLGEEAIDLRDYEDVRQPVMEWLRQKENPYFARAIVNRIWATYFSVGIVHPTDDLSLGNPPSNEPLLDYLAKGFIENNYDLKWVHREIALSRTYQLSWVPNETNRLDIRNFSRSVPRRLPAEVAYDIIQQATAGDQSMGTYLTNIEDRAISIPGTRIQGNASYPLQIFGRSERASNCDCDRSMEATLLQTVFLQNDFSLHASMANSDSWIGEVQKSLSPQIDKRATETGKLQANIKRLYEQMGNGRAAAERQAAKGNQMRAKEIRERLAAGKKRLVYLREQLEKAKANEKKEKVQPVAFDSPAEMVTEAYLRTLSREPSEKEMTISLSHLRSSEKPVNGLHDLMWALLNTKEFIVNH, from the coding sequence ATGAACGCCACTTTCGCCCGATTTTGTCTCTCGCTGTTCGCCCCGGCAATCGCTTTGGCGACGGTGGCTCCGCTTTTCGCCGAATCGATCGGAGAAAGCCGACCCTCAAGTGAGGTCATGCCTACGATCATCGAACGTTTTACGCCACAGGACGTCCAGGAAACGCCAGACTTCCAGAAGCACGTTTCGCCTTTGATGGGCCGTCTGGGCTGCAATGGGCGCAGCTGCCATGGTTCGTTCCAAGGCCGTGGTGGGTTCATGCTCTCGCTGTTCGGTTACGACTTCAAAGCCGATCATGCCGCCATCATCGAAGGGGACGATCCTCGCGTCGACACCGATTCGCCCGATGAAAGCATGCTCATCTACAAGCCGACTGATGAAGACATGCACGAAGGGGGTAAGCGGTACGAGCTTAATAGCTGGGAACATCACGTCCTGCATAACTGGATCAAGGGCGGAGCGAAATTTGAACCTTCGAACGTGGCCGTCCTCGAACGTCTACACGTCACGCCGGAAGAAATCGTCTTTAACGACAAAGATCAATCCGAACCGCTGCGAGTCGTGGCCCACTGGGCCGACGGTACCCAGGAAGACGTCACCCCTCTGTGCCGCTTTACCACCAACGACGACCAGGTCGCTGAGATCGACGGTGAAGGCATCGTCACCGGCGTCGAAGCTGGCGACACGCACGTGGTTGTCGCCTACGACAAAGCAGTCGTTGCTATTCCCGTCTTGCGTCCGGTCAGCAAGCTGATTGGTGCCAACTATCCGGCCGTTCCCACGCCGACCAAGATCGACGAACTCGTCGTTCATAAACTGAAGAAGTTGGGTATTGTGCCGTCGGATTTAGCATCGGACGAACAATTCCTGCGTCGCGTGAGTCTCGACATCGCCGGCACCCTTCCCTCGCCTACCGAGATCCGAGCTTTCGTGGCCGACAGCGATCCAAATAAACGAGAAAAGAAGATTGACCAGCTTCTCGATACGCCAGCTTACGTCGCCAAGATGACAACCTTACTCTGCGACATCACTGGCAACAACGACCAACAACTTGTCAACGTATCGCCCATGCGTATCGGCCCTGCCCAGGAATGGTACGACTGGCTCTATGATCGGGTCGAGAAAAACGTACCCTATGACGAGCTTGCCGCTGGCATCATCCTCGCTCGTAGCCGCTTAGAAGGTGAAAGCTACCAAGAGTACTGCGAAGAGATGAGCGACATGTACCGTGACGGAGGCAGCTTTGCCGATCGCGAGTACATGACGCACTACTGGGCTCGCCGAGAATTCCGACAGCCGGAAGAACGGGCCATCGCTTTTGCGTACGCGTTCATGGGCGTGCGGATTCAGTGTGCCCAGTGCCATAAGCACCCCTTTGACGTCTGGTCTAAAAATGACTTCGACGAGTTCAAGACCTTCTTCACCGGTGCCCGCTTCGCCAATCAGCCGCCCCGCTTCGACCGAGCTGGGTTTGCTCAGTACGAAGACATACTCAACAAACTCGAAATCGACAAAGAGCTACGCGGCAATCAGCAGCGACGCGAGTTCGCCAAGGAGCTACGCAACGGCAAGACCGTTCCTTTCCCCGAACTGGTCGTGATGCCGGTCAGCAATATCAGCCGCAATGCGAAGAACAAAAAGAACCGTAAGGGCTTAGCTTCGCGTTCGCCGGAGGCCCGAGTTCTGGGAGAAGAAGCGATCGACCTTCGCGACTACGAAGACGTTCGCCAACCGGTGATGGAATGGCTTCGCCAGAAGGAAAACCCTTACTTCGCTCGTGCTATCGTCAATCGAATTTGGGCAACGTATTTCAGCGTCGGTATTGTCCATCCCACCGACGACTTGAGCCTGGGCAATCCTCCGAGCAATGAGCCGCTGCTGGACTACCTCGCTAAAGGCTTCATCGAGAACAACTACGACTTGAAGTGGGTTCATCGCGAGATCGCTCTGAGCCGTACCTATCAGCTCTCGTGGGTTCCTAACGAGACCAACCGCCTCGACATACGCAATTTCAGCCGCTCAGTTCCACGTCGACTGCCAGCGGAAGTCGCCTACGACATCATCCAACAGGCAACCGCCGGGGACCAGTCGATGGGAACGTACCTGACCAATATCGAAGACCGCGCCATTTCGATCCCAGGTACACGGATCCAAGGAAATGCTTCATATCCGCTGCAGATCTTTGGACGTAGCGAGCGGGCCAGCAATTGCGATTGCGATCGCAGCATGGAAGCGACGCTCTTGCAGACCGTCTTTCTGCAGAACGACTTTAGCCTGCACGCTTCGATGGCCAACAGCGACAGCTGGATCGGCGAGGTTCAAAAGTCACTGTCACCACAAATCGACAAACGAGCTACCGAAACCGGCAAGCTTCAAGCGAATATCAAACGCTTGTACGAGCAAATGGGTAACGGTCGGGCCGCAGCTGAACGCCAAGCTGCCAAAGGCAACCAAATGCGTGCAAAAGAGATTCGCGAGAGATTGGCTGCCGGTAAGAAACGCTTAGTCTACCTTCGCGAGCAACTGGAAAAAGCGAAAGCAAATGAGAAAAAAGAGAAGGTTCAACCGGTCGCTTTCGACTCTCCAGCTGAAATGGTGACAGAGGCGTACCTTCGCACATTGAGCCGCGAGCCGAGCGAGAAAGAGATGACCATTTCGCTATCGCACCTGCGCAGTTCCGAAAAGCCGGTCAACGGCCTACACGACCTGATGTGGGCTTTGCTGAACACGAAAGAGTTCATCGTCAATCACTAA
- a CDS encoding RNA polymerase sigma factor, giving the protein MTLPAPHRLSEAEIADLHALHAEELRRFLWGVVGEASLIQDVIQTAFGKLVEVGHETQVESRKAWLFQVAYREALAQRRRSATQKRVLENLQEDPHRNGDGPPADPLVDQETADSVRLAIDELSPELKQVLRMRIYEDKTFAQIAQELDIPLGTALGRMRNAMNKLRGKLAWTQRET; this is encoded by the coding sequence TTGACTTTACCTGCACCCCACCGGCTCAGCGAAGCCGAGATAGCCGATCTGCATGCACTCCATGCGGAAGAGCTGCGCAGGTTCCTGTGGGGTGTCGTCGGTGAAGCGAGCCTGATTCAAGACGTTATTCAGACTGCCTTTGGCAAGCTGGTCGAAGTCGGCCACGAAACCCAAGTTGAAAGTCGCAAGGCTTGGCTGTTTCAAGTTGCTTATCGCGAAGCGCTCGCCCAACGCCGGCGAAGTGCAACGCAGAAAAGGGTGCTGGAAAACCTGCAAGAGGATCCTCACCGAAATGGAGACGGCCCACCGGCTGACCCCCTAGTCGACCAGGAAACGGCCGATTCGGTTCGCCTGGCCATCGACGAGCTTTCGCCGGAACTCAAACAAGTCTTGCGAATGCGAATTTACGAAGACAAAACGTTCGCCCAAATCGCCCAAGAGCTCGACATTCCGTTGGGCACGGCACTCGGACGAATGCGAAACGCGATGAACAAGCTGCGTGGCAAGTTAGCTTGGACTCAACGCGAAACTTAA
- a CDS encoding ABC transporter permease, which yields MFIGPVFTREAAVTPRRSKFYVYRAVYVAALFLLMCTAWLVLAGTQVIASVGDMARFGASIFHILAPIQLCLVIFFASFSAAGAVAQEKDRKTLILLLMTRLNNSELVLGKMLASLINVFALIMAAAPVFCALFLFGGVSSGQVLRVLLVTFIAALAAGSIGSTIALWREKTFQTLALTAMLVTVLLGFSVVVSQRVLFDRLLGISAADWATAINPVWAVMEAANPFPTAEGNLASIGGVMGLHVLIMSLGILAMNGIAIALVRVWNPSREARRGKEMEAKQLEESIWGAEHDMAKMDEATAQSSTGQNAANEQRRSGHVDARTTEVKNDHRQVWENPILWRETQTWAYGRKVLIIKFVYLALAVAATYLLYSMVAAGTAVYRGDQLGTTIPPIAWGIVPLYLISLVIVNALAVTSVTNERDGLALDLLLVTDLTPKEFTFGKLWGVMWVTREMIVAPLAVTAYLWFAGAMQLDSFIFVSAGLVVMYFFVTMLGLHCGMTYSNSRTAIGVSLGTVFFLFLGVITCILLMISFTESFHFQLFPFLGFVAGGGLGLYVAIGHRNPSPAILTATLLLPGISFFAIVSFLLGKGFEVALATALAYGFTTIAMLIPAISDFDIEVGRRSGSDED from the coding sequence TTGTTTATCGGTCCGGTTTTTACGCGTGAGGCGGCCGTAACTCCGCGTCGCAGTAAGTTTTACGTTTATCGCGCGGTCTACGTAGCGGCTTTATTCTTGCTGATGTGCACCGCTTGGCTGGTGCTGGCTGGGACGCAAGTTATTGCCAGTGTTGGAGATATGGCACGTTTCGGGGCGAGCATCTTCCATATTCTGGCGCCGATCCAGCTTTGCCTAGTGATCTTCTTCGCGTCATTTAGTGCGGCAGGTGCGGTTGCTCAGGAAAAGGACCGCAAGACGCTAATCCTTTTGTTGATGACCCGACTCAACAATTCGGAGTTGGTATTAGGAAAAATGCTGGCGAGCTTGATCAACGTTTTTGCGCTGATCATGGCTGCGGCCCCCGTGTTCTGTGCGCTCTTTCTGTTCGGTGGCGTGTCGTCAGGCCAGGTGCTCCGTGTTTTGCTGGTGACCTTCATTGCAGCGCTCGCCGCTGGCAGCATCGGAAGCACGATCGCCTTGTGGCGAGAAAAGACGTTCCAGACGCTCGCTCTTACCGCAATGCTAGTGACGGTGCTTCTTGGGTTTAGTGTCGTCGTATCGCAGCGTGTTCTGTTTGATCGCCTGTTGGGGATTTCCGCCGCCGACTGGGCAACGGCCATCAATCCGGTTTGGGCCGTCATGGAAGCCGCCAATCCCTTTCCAACCGCAGAAGGCAACTTGGCTTCAATCGGTGGCGTGATGGGGCTGCATGTGCTGATCATGTCGCTAGGAATTTTGGCCATGAACGGCATTGCGATTGCCTTGGTGCGTGTCTGGAATCCGTCGCGGGAAGCACGACGTGGGAAGGAGATGGAAGCGAAGCAACTCGAAGAGAGTATCTGGGGTGCTGAGCACGATATGGCCAAGATGGATGAGGCCACAGCCCAAAGCAGCACAGGCCAGAACGCAGCCAACGAACAACGCCGCTCAGGCCATGTCGATGCCCGAACGACTGAGGTCAAAAACGATCATCGTCAGGTCTGGGAGAACCCGATTCTCTGGCGGGAAACGCAGACGTGGGCCTATGGCCGCAAAGTGTTGATCATCAAGTTTGTTTATTTGGCACTCGCTGTCGCTGCGACCTATTTGCTTTATAGCATGGTTGCCGCCGGCACGGCTGTTTACCGCGGTGATCAACTTGGGACCACCATTCCGCCGATTGCCTGGGGGATCGTTCCGCTTTATTTGATCAGCCTGGTGATCGTGAACGCGTTGGCGGTAACATCCGTGACAAATGAACGAGACGGTCTCGCGCTCGATCTTTTGCTGGTTACCGACCTAACCCCCAAAGAGTTTACCTTCGGCAAGTTGTGGGGCGTGATGTGGGTCACTCGCGAGATGATCGTTGCGCCACTGGCAGTTACGGCTTACCTTTGGTTTGCCGGTGCGATGCAGTTAGACAGCTTTATCTTCGTCAGTGCTGGCTTGGTGGTGATGTACTTCTTCGTCACCATGTTGGGCCTTCACTGTGGAATGACCTACTCCAACAGTCGCACGGCAATCGGTGTGAGTCTGGGGACGGTCTTCTTTTTGTTTCTCGGCGTGATAACGTGTATCCTGCTGATGATCAGTTTTACCGAGTCCTTCCACTTCCAACTGTTCCCCTTCCTGGGCTTCGTTGCTGGCGGCGGCTTGGGCTTGTACGTGGCCATTGGTCACCGAAATCCTTCCCCTGCAATCCTGACGGCGACGTTGCTGCTGCCTGGCATCTCGTTTTTCGCGATCGTTAGTTTTCTGTTGGGAAAAGGGTTCGAGGTGGCCTTGGCAACGGCACTTGCGTATGGTTTCACGACCATTGCGATGTTGATCCCGGCCATCAGCGATTTCGACATCGAGGTCGGTCGTCGTTCGGGTAGCGACGAAGATTAG
- a CDS encoding CNNM domain-containing protein, giving the protein MDVIVAIAPWLVAMLLLVAFSGVFSASEAAFFYLKLEDRKRFRKGTTAQRAAAALLSDPDRLLSAILFWNLMVNVAYFAVAAIVGLRLQNTVGATYATVFSTLSLLVIIFFSEMLPKSLAVLRAPVLAAFLAVPIAFAVRVIDPIRPIMRGVGTLSQRLIWPRFEAEPYMQVSDLERAIQMSMQSSTVLEQEEMALRGIVSLSDSLAQEMMRPRMRFRMFHPPVSLKDLDSEITPSGYLLISDEQGDDVVSAINLVDATELPSVNLEGFAQEVLVFPWCAKASEVFQQMMSTENEVAAVVNELGETIGVITLRDMMETIFSYDHGRSERILQRKTFEELEDGSYLVSGMTSVRRLAKYFDLVLPETRHATINGILQEELERIPEVENVVAWGPFLFEVIEQHSEGHILVRLTMRQEEE; this is encoded by the coding sequence TTGGACGTCATTGTGGCCATTGCACCCTGGTTGGTGGCAATGCTGCTGTTGGTCGCCTTCTCTGGCGTGTTCTCCGCATCGGAAGCGGCTTTCTTTTACTTAAAACTGGAAGATCGCAAACGCTTTCGTAAGGGAACGACCGCCCAGCGTGCTGCGGCTGCTCTGTTAAGCGATCCGGATCGCTTGCTGTCGGCCATTCTCTTTTGGAATTTGATGGTCAACGTCGCCTACTTTGCGGTCGCTGCGATCGTTGGTCTGCGACTACAGAACACGGTGGGGGCAACCTATGCGACCGTGTTTTCGACACTGTCTCTGCTGGTGATCATCTTCTTTAGTGAAATGCTCCCCAAGAGTCTGGCGGTGCTGCGTGCGCCCGTTCTGGCTGCGTTTTTAGCCGTGCCGATCGCGTTTGCGGTACGTGTCATCGATCCGATTCGCCCGATCATGCGCGGCGTCGGGACGCTTTCGCAGCGGTTGATCTGGCCACGTTTTGAAGCAGAACCTTATATGCAGGTTTCCGACCTGGAGCGAGCCATTCAGATGTCGATGCAGAGCAGCACGGTGCTCGAGCAAGAAGAGATGGCCTTGCGAGGTATCGTGAGCCTGTCCGATTCGCTGGCCCAGGAAATGATGCGGCCTCGAATGCGTTTCAGGATGTTTCACCCGCCCGTCTCGCTAAAGGACCTTGATTCCGAAATAACGCCCAGCGGCTATCTACTGATTTCTGACGAACAAGGCGACGACGTCGTCAGCGCGATCAACCTGGTCGATGCGACCGAGCTTCCGAGCGTCAACCTGGAAGGGTTCGCCCAGGAAGTGCTGGTCTTTCCCTGGTGTGCGAAAGCTTCGGAAGTGTTCCAGCAGATGATGTCCACCGAGAACGAGGTTGCCGCAGTGGTTAACGAACTGGGTGAGACCATCGGCGTGATCACCCTGCGAGACATGATGGAGACCATTTTCTCTTACGATCATGGTCGGAGCGAACGTATCCTGCAGCGGAAGACGTTTGAAGAGTTGGAAGATGGTTCTTACTTAGTCTCAGGCATGACCAGCGTCCGTCGACTTGCGAAGTACTTCGACCTGGTATTGCCGGAAACGAGGCACGCCACCATCAATGGCATTCTGCAAGAGGAATTGGAACGAATTCCGGAAGTGGAAAATGTCGTGGCGTGGGGGCCATTTCTTTTTGAAGTAATTGAACAGCACTCCGAAGGGCACATCCTCGTTCGATTGACCATGCGTCAGGAGGAAGAGTGA
- a CDS encoding CNNM domain-containing protein, producing the protein MGLILFLFVLGVFLSAFFSGSETGFYRVTRVRLVLDGLGGDWLSRFLLFLTNHPALFVATTLIGNNLANYMVSLSIVLFTQATFPGNSTAEMALPLVIAPFLFVYGELLPKYFFYRAPNLLLRRTSWLFFVFTVLFAPCSALLWLLGRALQTLLGESPETVRLALARTELEDFLEEGGEFGILNKAQRRVAQGVFGVANRRVTSISTPLSRIWTARIGSKVNNLIRVAKRKQISVIPIVETQGKRTVPIGYVRICDLYMGDGEEIENYHPLPEVKASESCISAITQLHSSGELMAKVVSRSGVPIGIITMQQLQRAILDAKKQPA; encoded by the coding sequence ATGGGATTGATTCTATTCCTGTTTGTTCTCGGTGTGTTTCTGAGCGCGTTCTTTAGTGGGTCGGAAACCGGTTTCTATCGCGTGACTCGCGTGCGACTGGTCTTAGATGGCTTGGGCGGAGATTGGCTGTCTCGTTTTCTGTTGTTTCTGACGAATCATCCGGCGTTGTTCGTGGCGACTACGCTCATTGGTAACAACTTGGCCAACTATATGGTCTCGTTGTCGATTGTGCTTTTTACTCAGGCCACCTTTCCAGGAAACTCGACCGCTGAAATGGCGTTGCCGCTGGTGATCGCGCCATTTTTGTTTGTTTACGGCGAACTGCTTCCCAAATATTTTTTCTACCGAGCGCCCAACTTGTTACTTCGTCGAACGAGTTGGCTCTTTTTTGTATTCACGGTGTTGTTCGCTCCGTGTTCGGCCCTCTTGTGGCTATTAGGACGAGCCCTGCAAACGCTGCTGGGCGAATCACCGGAAACCGTTCGCTTGGCGTTGGCTCGAACCGAGTTGGAAGACTTCCTGGAAGAAGGGGGTGAGTTCGGCATTTTGAACAAGGCTCAGCGGCGCGTTGCCCAAGGTGTGTTCGGGGTGGCCAACCGTCGGGTAACTTCCATTTCTACGCCCCTTTCCCGTATTTGGACCGCCCGAATTGGTTCCAAGGTGAACAACCTCATTCGTGTAGCCAAGCGGAAGCAAATCTCGGTTATTCCCATTGTCGAAACGCAGGGGAAGCGTACCGTTCCCATTGGATACGTCCGCATCTGCGACCTATATATGGGAGACGGCGAAGAGATCGAAAACTATCACCCGCTCCCCGAAGTCAAGGCAAGCGAAAGTTGCATCTCGGCCATCACACAGCTTCATAGCTCAGGCGAATTGATGGCCAAGGTCGTCAGCCGCAGCGGTGTGCCGATTGGCATCATTACGATGCAGCAACTGCAGCGAGCCATTCTCGATGCGAAGAAGCAGCCTGCCTAG